A single genomic interval of Capsicum annuum cultivar UCD-10X-F1 unplaced genomic scaffold, UCD10Xv1.1 ctg45454, whole genome shotgun sequence harbors:
- the LOC124892288 gene encoding NAD(P)H-quinone oxidoreductase subunit K, chloroplastic-like: MELSTILDWKNQPIYSLGLPPEVVRAQEVKQTRPKDKSVPASFSVPAVPEPGGMFSTDSYSTVQGVDKLIPVDVYLPGCPPKPEAVIDAITKLRKKISRELYEDRIRSQRVNRCFTTNHKFHVRRSIHTGNYDQRVLYQPPSTSEIPTEIFSKYKNSVSSPELVN; the protein is encoded by the exons ATGGAATTATCAACTATACTTGACTGGAAAAACCAGCCAATCTACTCTCTTGGTCTCCCCCCT GAAGTGGTGAGGGCTCAGGAAGTGAAGCAAACTCGACCAAAGGACAAGTCTGTTCCTGCTTCATTTTCGGTTCCAGCTGTTCCCGAGCCAG GCGGGATGTTCAGTACTGATTCTTATAGTACTGTTCAGGGAGTCGATAAGCTAATTCCTGTAGATGTATATTTGCCAGGTTGCCCACCTAAACCGGAAGCGGTTATAGATGCTATAACAAAACTTCGTAAGAAAATATCTCGAGAACTCTATGAAGATCGAATTAGGTCTCAACGAGTGAATCGGTGTTTTACTACCAATCACAAGTTTCATGTTCGACGCAGTATTCATACGGGAAATTATGATCAAAGAGTTCTTTATCAACCACCATCTACTTCAGAGATTCCTACGGAAATCTTTTCCAAATACAAAAATTCAGTATCTTCCCCCGAATTAGTGAATTAG